Proteins encoded in a region of the Inquilinus sp. KBS0705 genome:
- a CDS encoding VCBS repeat-containing protein, which produces MKTRGGILVACFSLTLIVSLNSFTPKTTKGVATDEGHVLFLRYCNQCHMQPDPQSLTKQVWQNHVLPIMASRMGIIYPNYDPLRGLSDEERTIVNKKHIIPDNPTISKEDWGKLEAYIVDSAPDSLAYDEKRLTRNSPLTLFKRQNIQIDDQSPSLITGLKFNRQTKTLWIGDFNKKVSNWQYDKGITKTYTVASPAVDFNFFNNNTYLTEIGKLYPTELSTGAYAQLNNTGETPLLTNLHRPVHSLINDLNGDGIPEIVVCNFGNKTGSLSLFKKANANAKYNEDVLLPLAGAIKCYIKDMDGDGKKDIITMFSQGDESVYILYQKDNLKFKAKRVLRFPPNYGTTDMVLTDYNHDGLTDIVTVHGDNADYSNILKPYHGIRLQINQGKDVFKEQFFYPIFGVTRVLAEDFDNDGDIDFATSAFFPDFGKLLNESFIYLENTDSKTYQFKSCTLSGDLPVKSLTMIKADVDGDGDMDIVLGNFAQSPGAVPPSLDEQWRNAKYGLILLQNQLCKPGK; this is translated from the coding sequence ATGAAAACAAGGGGTGGTATTTTAGTGGCCTGTTTTTCGCTTACGCTAATTGTTAGCCTTAACTCATTTACCCCAAAAACCACTAAAGGTGTGGCAACCGATGAGGGGCACGTCTTATTCTTAAGATACTGTAACCAGTGCCACATGCAGCCCGATCCGCAAAGTTTAACCAAACAGGTATGGCAAAACCATGTGCTGCCAATTATGGCCAGCCGCATGGGCATTATCTATCCCAATTATGATCCTCTTAGAGGGTTATCGGATGAAGAAAGAACTATAGTTAATAAAAAACATATCATCCCCGATAACCCAACTATCAGCAAAGAGGATTGGGGTAAATTAGAAGCTTACATAGTTGACAGCGCACCCGATAGCCTTGCCTATGATGAAAAGCGACTTACCCGTAACAGTCCGCTTACTTTATTTAAGCGCCAAAATATACAAATAGACGATCAGTCGCCATCATTAATAACGGGGTTAAAATTTAACAGGCAAACCAAAACCCTATGGATAGGCGATTTTAACAAAAAGGTCAGCAATTGGCAATACGATAAAGGAATAACCAAAACTTATACCGTAGCCAGCCCGGCGGTTGATTTCAACTTTTTTAATAATAACACCTATTTAACAGAAATTGGTAAACTATACCCTACCGAGCTAAGTACCGGTGCCTACGCGCAGCTAAACAATACCGGCGAAACACCGCTGCTGACGAATTTACACAGACCGGTACATAGCCTTATTAATGATTTAAATGGCGATGGTATACCCGAAATAGTGGTATGCAATTTTGGCAATAAAACAGGGTCGCTGTCGCTGTTTAAAAAAGCTAATGCCAATGCTAAATACAACGAAGACGTATTGTTACCATTAGCCGGGGCCATTAAATGCTATATAAAAGATATGGATGGCGATGGGAAAAAAGACATTATAACCATGTTTTCGCAGGGTGATGAGAGTGTTTATATACTATACCAAAAAGACAACCTTAAATTTAAAGCTAAAAGGGTTTTGCGTTTCCCGCCCAATTATGGCACCACAGATATGGTTTTAACCGATTACAACCACGACGGCTTAACCGATATTGTTACCGTACATGGCGACAACGCCGATTATTCGAACATATTAAAACCCTACCATGGCATAAGGCTGCAAATTAACCAGGGTAAAGATGTTTTTAAAGAACAATTCTTTTACCCCATATTCGGTGTTACACGCGTATTGGCCGAAGATTTTGATAATGATGGCGATATTGATTTTGCAACCTCGGCCTTCTTCCCCGACTTTGGCAAATTGCTTAACGAATCGTTTATATACCTTGAAAATACCGATAGCAAAACCTACCAGTTTAAGTCCTGCACATTATCCGGCGATCTGCCTGTTAAATCGCTAACAATGATTAAGGCCGATGTTGACGGCGATGGAGACATGGATATTGTGTTAGGCAACTTTGCACAATCGCCCGGAGCTGTTCCTCCATCTTTAGACGAACAATGGCGAAATGCAAAGTATGGCCTTATCCTGTTACAAAACCAACTTTGCAAACCCGGTAAATAA